The sequence TTGCAACATTCGTACAGGTGAACTATTTAGCTTTCTACAAGCCATAAATTTCATCACCTCTTCTTATAAGTAGATTGCAATATGTACAGACTCACTCGCTTTAATttcatctattaaaaataaatttaccgATTACCCTATTGTCCAATCTATACATGACTCTTGCCAATTTTTCACATCCcaaaaaataacagttactATCATCTGGTTACATTCCCACATTGGAATCGTAGGTAACAAATTAGCAGACCAACAAGCAAAAAGTGCTTTAACTCGTACTATTACCCAAAACATAAGGACTTAAAATCCCactttaaaagaaaaatcagaATAATGTGACAGCAAAACTTGAACACTTCCTTACACTCTATAAATTACCCTCGACCAAGTAAGTTTGCAGTCCTCTCTTTTGCAGACAAGACTTAATTGGAGGGTAAAAAGGATAAGAATCGGTCAATCAAGACTCACCCATAGTTATCTAATGTCTTCCACCATCAGACCCATTTGCACCAAATGTAGTTCCAATTTGACGATAAAACACATATTGACTGAATGCCACAAAGTTTGCAGTTCAAGTTTAAGACCAATTACAAAGACATACTGAATGACTTGGATCAAATCTTTTTCGTGCTTCAATTTCTAAGGGATGTGAATGTTTACCATAGAATATAGAACAATTATATATGGATAATGTGTTAATTGCACCTATGTAAGTGGCCATAGTAGTCGATCactttaaaaatgaataaaaaagtgACACTTGTACCAGAACAATTTTATTGACTGTTAAAAAGCATAACGTGCATTTATGGTTGCATACAAGTAGTTCTCTCAGATAATATATAATACTGCTGTTTTTTTAGTAACTTTTAAGTTTTGAATGTTCGATCAGTCGTTGTCAAGTgacagaaaataataatttttgtacgtTTTCTTTGGATAAACTTGATTATTAGAAGTCATTTATCATAATGAGAGATCTGAATGCCCAGAACCAAAGCTGGGGATCAGGAACTACGAATACGAAAAGTATACACTTAATGGATGTGATTAAAGAGCAAAACCTAGTATACCTGAATACGGGAGAAGCTACACGGTTGTCACAACCAGGTCAAAGGTGTCACGGACATAAAACTGGTGACtccagaaattttttttttttcgaataatttaaatactgaCGTTTTGCCCCTTTTCTATATTGTTCACAAACTGAGACATTTTTTCGAGCTACAAAATAGCACAAATAACCTAAATGCTAGACGCTTACAATAAGTACGTATATTTACTTGAACTGAGCCTCAAGCACTAAAAGAAACAAGCATATGAACTAGACCTACAGACAATAGAATAGCCAGATGTTTTTCAAGACCACGTGGATAGAGGGGATTCAGCGAGGGACTGACTATCTTTAGAAAAAGATGTTTTCAGaatagtataatatatatataaaagagacACAAAAAGGATTTTATACTTGTCTTAAGTGCCTGATATGTATAATGTGACTCTTAGAATCTCAGGAATGATAACtcttaggaaaaaaatcatagaaaccattttttagagaattttaagatctacaactttgtttttttttatgaaacttatagtttttgagtaaaatttttaatttttaatttttaaacccCATCACTCCACCAATATTTGGCTTTGGAATTTCTGTTATTTGACTACTAttttatgtctaaattgaccggactattcaaaaaatgtctcaataatATGTAAAAGTAACAAAACAATGTTAAATCTTatgtaaaaaatggaaattcacTATTAGGTACCTTTTGAGTATCTTCTAATGCTAGATCCGTTAGTTCAACATCTTCTTGCTTCAGTTCTTGTTTCGATTGAAgtaaattattgatattgaaattttggagCAGTTCCGATTCAGTTACTATACTACACAATAGATTATAAAACAATTCTGCTTCTGGAATGGGTgtttttttctggttttttatATTCTGCTTCTCTGTAACCATGGTGGAatctgaaagaaaatatttcttaatacgCATTTCATAAGAAATCATAGTGAGTGTTTACTAAAATTCCCTCTTAATGACACAAAATAAGTGATTATTATAGTACATTTTACATTGCTTAGCATGTACCTGCAATAGAGCCTATAATTACATTGGACAAACAGTTTTTGATTATATGTAATACAAATACAGAGTGTTCCTAAATTCGACTTCCAGCACTCTAGAGGAAATTCCTTGGGACAAATTAAGCCTATCAGAATAGGGAACTTATGTCCACAAATGGATCCTTTCCAAGATACAtgatgttttaaataaattattttttgtcaataaatttcaaatggtgtgatcaattgttattgaaactttttgaaatttgttagaTTGATAAACTATCTCTTCTAACATGAATAGATAATTTCTAGTCTTTTCCAGAGGCGTACAGCAGGGGTAAAATGGTCTTGGTTACTCTCCAACCTGTTAAAGCTTCTTGCTAGCTGCCCTCACAATCCtctttcacttttttctatCCTACATGACTTGTCTCCAGTTCCTCACTCCCACCGCTGCAATATCCTGCATTACTTGTTGTTCCCAACGTGCTTTACGTCGACATCTTGGACGTTCTATGGCTGGCTTCCACTCTGTTACCTTTCTTGGATCTTTATCACCCTCTTTCACATCTTTCTTGTTCTCATGGTACAATAACCTTCTTAGGTATCCTCCATCAGTCTTGACAGGTCCCAGTATCTTCGTTAAGATCTTTTGTAATGAATTACTCCGTTTTGAGTTTTCTCTGTTTCCTCCCCAACCTGTTGAAGCTTCTTGTTCGCTATCCTCACCATCCCTCACTTTTCTCTATCCTACGCGACTTGTCTCCAGCTCCTCACCCCCACCGCTGCAATATTCTGCATTACTTTTTGTTCCCAACGTGCTTTACATCGACCTCTTCAATGTTCTACAGCTGGCTTCCACTCTGTTACCTTCCTTATTAGGGCTTTCGAATCTCTTCTACATTATGTCCAAACCATTTAAGCCTTTGGACCTTTAGCAGCGTCACTATATCACCTCTCGTGGTTCAATAACCTTCCTAGGTATCCTCCGTCGGTCTTGATAGGTCCCAGTATCTTCCTTAAGATCTTTCTCTCCATTATTTAAAGATCCTTCTCGTCCTTCTCTGACAGGCACTTAGTTTCCGCTCAATATGCAATAACTGGACTACTTCCTGTTCTGTACATTTTTAACTTTGTGTTCATGCTCAGCTCTTTATTCCTTAGAAACCTCACATATCTCAAGCGGACAAAACACTATTTTCTTGAATCCAAAGGGACTTATTGTTTTAGCTGAGAGGGGGACAAGTCAGTTTATCAAGCCTTCAAAAATGATGAGGAGTGTCTGACAGTATTAATAAATTGTAGTGTTGCCGAGGGCTTTTTGAGTATATAGCTAATATCCAACATCCCCTTTCCTTTCATACTGTTCATCGATGGATATTCCTCGCACTTATACAAAAAGAACCGAATTATTATGATATCGCTTTTTCCAAACCTCACATCTTATCTAACCAATGAATGTTTTGATCTTTAAAACATTGAAGACAACCTGGAAAGAAAAAGTGTCAACCTGGAAATAAAAACACAACACTATTCAAGTAAAAAGACACCAGCTGTGTGAAGTTTGGAAAACCCTGAAATTGAAAGAGAAAATGTTAGGGCATTATTTTGGCCTCCTTCAAATATACAAAagacaaataataataagagaaagaaataatgaattCTATCAATTGTCTCTTCAGATTCTTGACAAGActataataagaagaaaagagatgcaaaggaaaataaaaaaaatgagtttaaaataaaattgaaaagagGAGAAAATCTCAGACTGAAAATAGCAACTGAAAAAACATAGTCTGCATACTTCTTGCAGTGATGACTCAGATAAGAGCAATGAAGATGTTCTTTACATGGAGTCAGATGATTCCTATAAGCACTTTCAAACAGCTGtcactaaaaaacaaatatgattgATGGACGACGCACATATCCaactttcatttaattttctaatgaaattaaaCGAGAAAATGTTTGATGAAGATAAAAACAACAGGTTTCAAAACATAATTCTGGCTAACAATAGAACTCCAATGTAAGGTAATAAAAATTCATGTAAACAAACCATGCCCTAAAAAAACATACCTACGCTCTTTAAAAAGGCTTATTTTGACCTCCCACAAATTTACAAAAgacaaataacaataatagttaaaaaaatttcatcaattgtctCTTCAGATTCTTGACAGGAgtataataagaagaaaaaagttgcaaagaaacagaaaaaatgagtttaaaatgaaaattaaaagaGAAGAAAAGCTCAGAGTGAAAAAagcaattgaataaaaatagtctaataaaaaatgtatacttcTTGCAGTGATTACTCAAGTAAGAGCAATGAAAATGATCCTTAAATGGAGTCAGATGATTCTTAAAGGCCTTTTCAAATAGCTGTCATTTGAATTTCCATTTAATCTGCCAATCTCATGTGAATCAAAAAATTCTTTACTATGCTTACATTTTGTGCGGTGATAAAGTGTGGAAGTAGATTTGAAAGGGATGCTGTCAATCCAGCCTCTGCTTCTTTTATTTTAGGGAAACTAGTACATCTAGAGGTATCATTAAACCCTCATTGGCTATAAAACAGGTGAAATTTTCATCcatgcaaaataaaaaagatacggaagaggaaaaaaatgttaaagattACAAAACATGATAAACTTTAATGTACAAAATGTAATTATCATAGAGTATATCACATTTGTAGTTCTTAGAACAAGAATCTTCATATAATAATTCTATCTTTGTGAAAGGTTAATGGGAAAGGTGCTTGGTGAAGCCTATTTCTTTTCTGTCCTTAGTGTCAACTCTAATTGGGCagaatttaattaaatgttgtttttataaaagaatatgtTCAGGTTTTATTAGAAAAGATTGAAGCTCCATGTACAAGTACATAAAATGTACCAGGAGAATTTCTATGAGGATGTACTCAAGAAAtccagaaaaatttatcatcagACTGTTCCTTTTACTAAGTTAGCTTGTATCAGTATATTATTAAACCACACCATTCCTAGCAAAGCTTTTAGAACTGAtgagaagaaaattaaatattataaaagctCAAATAACTACAGTTTTTGAAATTACTAAGGTTTACTGGAGTTATACATAGTAATTCATTCTCACAGGCAAAGAAAGATACTGCTACCAATAATAAAGTAGCGTTTAAATCTGGATTACCAGGATTTGGGACATATTTGGAATATAAACTCAAAAAGTCACAATACTttataatgaaacaataaataattcttttaaaaataaacctTAGGTAATACAAGGCAACATAAAGCACAATTACACTAAAAAAGTAGCAAAACCTACTGGTCACACATTGTTTGTCAACCTGTAGTATTGATGATGAATATTATCCTGAAGAAGTTAAAAGTGTGAACAGGGGAGATATTAAGATTTTGTGTTAATATCTTTTGTGGGTGGAAAAAAAACTCACTAGTTCACAAATATGTTTGTAtcaatcaagaaaaagtaaatgatgaaaataatatcatGGCACCTAACTGTATAGACActgttaaaaaatcttttgttgaGAATGAAGATGTGTCATGTGTTAAACCAGATTAAATTGTAGGATCCTCAAGTTTACCTAGATAGTGACCAAGGGTGAAAGAATTTgctatgtttttaaaaaacctgtgacagatttttttaaaaataatttttactcaaGTACCTGCTTAAGTCAGATactaataatgatttttgatatcttgtattaaaataatgagaatCATACTATTTTGTTtgcaaacattttatttatttaaattttgttattagtttaGTAATATTAAGACTGTCTGCCACGGGTACTTGATGATGTCTGACTTTGGTCATACCATGTTTAGTATAGGACCATTTGcacttttaaatcaaaaaattcatacCCAAACAAATAAAACTCTTTACGACTTTTAATTATGTCGATTCACTTAATACTAACCACCTAATAGCTCTGCATTAAATttggaagatatttttttagagaaatatcCTCACTAAAGTGTCGGCCACTAGTGCTTTTATTTTAGTTAGTtctatgatgaaaatatattcagaaaacTTACAGACAATTGATATGGCGAATGGAGTAATTTTCGGATACATCAAAGCCCAAAAAGCAGGTTCATTAAATACTGATATCcctgataaaaaaatatatctattaaaaTGTGAGAGTGTTCCCGCTATTGTTCCcatccattttttcttttttttgaaatcactTGGAAACAGAATTTCCCAATTTTTGTCTACAAAAGTAGCTACATGATGTCTCCAATGAAAAAATCCTTTCCTTGCTAATCCTGGACTTTTATGTTGTAAGTGATATAAAACTAATACTATTACTTGAAGCCTAAAACAGTATCATGATTAAAATTCAAAAGCaacaaatgaaattataaataagtatataaataattaattaccaGGACAATCTTATTCTTTTGAAAAGTTCACTTTGGTTTTCTGAGCACTCCAAACacgtaaatataaaaaatatatcccCATAAAGTCCACCAGGGACTGAACctctttttaaacattttaaatgaaCACTCTTTTTACAAATTATACACTCAAGTCCTTCTTCTCCACATAACTCCAATTTATCTAtgcaatatttacaaaattttgtttctgcCAAAGTTTccattattgaaattgaattaacaAAGAATAATATTTAAGTCATGCAACTGAGGAGTTTAGACATACTTTAAATACATACAAGAATCTATTTATAAATACCCAAACAATTCAGATCAAATCAAAACATAACCTTACAAATGCAAATAATATAAGGGTGAATTTACATATATTAAGCGTAATAGATACTGCCAATCAACGTTATTTTCTATGCTATCAACGAATAAAGGCGGTATTTGCATATGCGATATAGGCAACAACCCTTTTAACGTACAGTTAACCATTAGATGAGTTTAAAATtcgtaaattttaaaatatgtatttaagtTCATAGTGCTCAAGATGTAGACCAAAGATTATATACACAATGTAGACTGAATTCTTTCAATAGTGAGCACGCGTCTTACATGCATgtagtattaaaaaattatctagaGATGGGAATATTGTGGTAAATGTTAATTAATAGTAACTGCACACTTCATTATAATAGGAAACTTGTAACTGTCGAAAGCGGCAATAAAAAGGAAGAATCATATTTGTATATGAAGTTGCCTATCTGTCTGTACAAATTACATTTCTATTAATAGCTTTAATCCCGGAATATACTTTTTTACTACGTATTACATTTATTTCGTTAAAGATAACAAACTTATCTTAACAAATAGTATTCTAATGGTTTCAATATAGTATCCGAACCAATTTATAGAAGCATATAACCCAcaactttattataaaaatatttcaaccaaCTACGTATGACTTAATTGTCAAATGATTCACTACTTTTGAAGTTACAACTGTTgtgaaat comes from Diorhabda carinulata isolate Delta chromosome 8, icDioCari1.1, whole genome shotgun sequence and encodes:
- the LOC130897126 gene encoding cysteine-rich protein 2-binding protein isoform X4, which codes for METLAETKFCKYCIDKLELCGEEGLECIICKKSVHLKCLKRGSVPGGLYGDIFFIFTCLECSENQSELFKRIRLSWLQVIVLVLYHLQHKSPGLARKGFFHWRHHVATFVDKNWEILFPSDFKKKKKWMGTIAGTLSHFNRYIFLSGISVFNEPAFWALMYPKITPFAISIVYSTMVTEKQNIKNQKKTPIPEAELFYNLLCSIVTESELLQNFNINNLLQSKQELKQEDVELTDLALEDTQKEVKLKQQNKRKILKSLGQSSRKLMKLATSSSPLMDDVTRFTLDLQDTSNSPNSDSIVEEKLPKENLKLLDPFCHYNTSLRNHSSIKRVSLQTKLTGVVREELILSPYSGIYLKPYIYTDSDAETFPAWLKLMAEIQIAANKHNKEYVLPPRGPIDYAYVQPEHIPAINSLCNQFFWPGIDHAWLLILPPLMHLLTLAPP
- the LOC130897126 gene encoding cysteine-rich protein 2-binding protein isoform X3; the encoded protein is METLAETKFCKYCIDKLELCGEEGLECIICKKSVHLKCLKRGSVPGGLYGDIFFIFTCLECSENQSELFKRIRLSWLQVIVLVLYHLQHKSPGLARKGFFHWRHHVATFVDKNWEILFPSDFKKKKKWMGTIAGTLSHFNRYIFLSGISVFNEPAFWALMYPKITPFAISIVYSTMVTEKQNIKNQKKTPIPEAELFYNLLCSIVTESELLQNFNINNLLQSKQELKQEDVELTDLALEDTQKEVKLKQQNKRKILKSLGQSSRKLMKLATSSSPLMDDVTRFTLDLQDTSNSPNSDSIVEEKLPKENLKLLDPFCHYNTSLRMTEALQYPEFSCVALYKKLIIGFAFLVPDVKHTESYMSFLFTRPHWRNCGIAAFMIYHLIQTSLHKDITLHVAMDNPALLLYQKFGFKVENVVLNFYDKYLRSDVKESKHAFFCRLERDFL